The Impatiens glandulifera chromosome 3, dImpGla2.1, whole genome shotgun sequence genome contains a region encoding:
- the LOC124932226 gene encoding splicing factor 1 isoform X1, giving the protein MMNTKVQHSSSAEQAIISPGVTANLSTMASTSSPKVSLFAKKLGFVIPKNKLSGSLVPIFRDAKKRGSGEVVNGKSKEQAQRNTKWGPDLTQETSVRKARALAYQVRVDQITQQLNSRTLSSDHQHLVEDEAPDHKLPNHQINDENLLELEKRELIGEILKLNPSYKAPHDYKPLLKEAKVPIPSKDYPGYNFIGLFFGSSNDTQKRLEKETGAKIKVYGIKANTGEKAEINASDGNETINSCSEVYVHIAADTYEKVDSAVELIEMLITPISVNSAAAPPQTPPPSVSVDTIKEGISSQIWPSVGANQEHPSPIGSTQIPSPGQFQPYTSSSSPWFSVGPTQSLPPPNFSAPPPPPPSAVNPIQSSFGPRPIIPPAGPGPYPGNFAMGPSRPWQPPRFMPPLNVRPPPPFSQNVPISHSGPTSFPQGPSPSPNFQRPPNLSQNHNLMGGTVNPPPIITAPKPLNPRPSDFTFHPHLPPNPQPGFQHSNVGQPPPPQGRQFQVNYPTMNQPPTEMPRFGGNRHPSFPNSNPSSTIFNIPPPMGPRNFGPSPPVPNLGNRPPFPQQNFPGQPPRNQLFNSDPRFAHVRRPVSVSSGQQQVYDPFSPTAITPQQGKPRSSENNDSEYDDLMASVGVK; this is encoded by the exons AT GATGAACACGAAAGTTCAGCACTCTTCATCAGCTGAACAAGCCATCATTTCTCCTGGTGTAACAGCTAATCTATCCACCATGGCTTCCACAAGCAGCCCCAAAGTCTCCTTATTTGCTAAAAAGTTAGGATTTGTAATTCCAAAGAATAAATTATCAGGTTCATTAGTTCCCATCTTCCGAGATGCTAAAAAGCGTGGAAGCGGAGAGGTTGTGAATGGAAAGAGTAAGGAACAGGCGCAAAGGAATACAAAGTGGGGCCCTGATTTGACTCAGGAGACATCTGTTAGAAAAGCAAGAGCTTTGGCTTACCAG GTTCGAGTGGATCAAATCACTCAACAACTAAATTCACGAACTCTCAGTAGTGATCATCAACACTTAGTGGAGGATGAGGCTCCAGATCATAAACTTCCTAATCATCAGATAAACGATGAG AACTTATTGGAGCTTGAAAAACGGGAACTTAttg GTGAAATACTGAAACTAAACCCAAGCTACAAGGCTCCCCATGATTACAAACCCTTGTTAAAGGAGGCTAAAGTTCCCATACCT AGTAAAGATTATCCCGGTTACAACTTTATTGGTCTATTTTTTGGATCATCAAATGATACTCAAAAGCGTTTGGAGAAG GAAACTGGAGCTAAAATTAAAGTTTATGGCATCAAAGCAAATACAGGAGAGAAG GCTGAAATTAATGCTTCTGATGGAAATGAAACTATCAATTCCTGCTCCGAGGTTTACGTTCACATAGCTGCAGACACGTATGAGAAAGTTGATTCGGCAGTAGAACTAATTGAAATGCTGATCACTCCCATTTCC GTAAACTCAGCGGCGGCTCCTCCCCAAACACCACCTCCTTCGGTTTCTGTTGACACCATAAAGGAAGGCATCTCCAGTCAAATTTGGCCTTCTGTTGGGGCAAATCAAGAACATCCATCTCCAATTGGATCGACGCAAATTCCATCACCAGGTCAATTCCAGCCAtatacatcatcatcatctccaTGGTTCTCAGTTGGCCCAACTCAATCTCTTCCTCCACCCAACTTTTCAGCACCACCACCACCGCCGCCGTCAGCTGTCAATCCCATTCAATCATCATTTGGCCCTAGACCCATCATCCCGCCAGCTGGACCTGGTCCATATCCGGGGAATTTTGCTATGGGTCCCTCTAGACCATGGCAGCCCCCCCGTTTTATGCCTCCATTAAATGTAAGGCCACCACCGCCATTCTCTCAAAATGTCCCCATTTCCCATTCAGGACCAACATCCTTTCCTCAAGGGCCTTCTCCTTCTCCAAATTTTCAACGCCCACCAAATCTATCCCAAAACCATAATCTGATGGGTGGAACTGTAAATCCACCACCTATAAtaactgctccaaagccgctgAATCCCAGGCCAAGTGATTTTACGTTTCACCCTCACTTGCCTCCGAATCCACAGCCCGGTTTTCAGCATTCTAATGTAGGACAGCCACCACCTCCACAAGGACGTCAGTTTCAAGTTAACTATCCCACGATGAATCAGCCACCAACTGAAATGCCTCGGTTTGGTGGAAACAGACATCCGTCATTCCCAAATTCAAATCCGAGTTCAACCATCTTCAACATCCCTCCTCCTATGGGACCAAGAAATTTCGGCCCATCTCCACCTGTTCCAAACTTGGGTAACAGACCTCCTTTCCCGCAACAAAATTTTCCTGGTCAACCACCTAGAAATCAGCTATTCAATAGCGATCCTCGTTTTGCACATGTAAGAAGGCCCGTTTCTGTATCTTCAGGACAACAGCAGGTTTATGACCCTTTTTCTCCCACTGCAATCACTCCCCAGCAGGGTAAACCTAGATCATCTGAGAATAACGATTCTGAATATGATGATTTGATGGCTTCTGTAGGTGTAAAATAG
- the LOC124932228 gene encoding uncharacterized protein LOC124932228 codes for MLLQSGAVVIPLFQSTAITKHYLRTLNTPAGNLPNTEKGLILDNNNKRGFHTIGLPSTSSRVHASLLEAPVLWVGRICVFYALLKTGLAGSPSNPLISDEVGGGSDLGFSQWLEEFQGKPEKEATEKRKLVSKWHPTTKGTLKRNYRVNNKSDGKRILKAIASLLSEDDQFRDASSHKGCQIRRQSAHGESVCCNNVRALFDELPTPHVIIEITPFPTGLLTEIDYAKAEKLERVIRV; via the exons ATGCTTCTACAGAGCGGCGCAGTCGTGATTCCTCTGTTCCAATCAACCGCCATTACTAAGCACTATTTAAGAACCCTAAACACACCAGCTGGAAATCTTCCTAATACAGAAAAGGGACTGAttttggataataataataagagaggTTTTCATACAATTGGGTTGCCATCGACATCCTCTAGGGTTCATGCTTCCTTACTTGAAGCTCCTGTTTTATGGGTTGGAAGGATTTGTGTCTTTTATGCCCTTTTGAAGACTGGTTTAGCTGGATCTCCTTCCAATCCACTTATCTCAG ATGAAGTGGGTGGTGGTTCTGATCTAGGGTTCTCGCAATGGCTTGAAGAGTTTCAAGGAAAACCAG AGAAGGAAGCAACAGAAAAAAGGAAATTAGTAAGCAAGTGGCATCCAACAACAAAGGGTACACTTAAACGAAATTACAGGGTAAATAACAAGTCAGATGGAAAGCGAATCCTTAAAGCAATTGCTTCTTTGCTTTCAGAAGATGATCAATTTAGAGATGCTTCTTCACACAAG GGTTGTCAGATCAGAAGGCAAAGTGCTCATGGAGAGAGTGTTTGTTGTAACAATGTTAGGGCATTGTTCGATGAACTCCCGACCCCTCATGTAATCATCGAGATCACACCTTTTCCAACCGGTCTTCTCACAGAAATCGACTACGCCAAGGCCGAGAAGTTAGAGAGGGTTATTAGGGTTTAG
- the LOC124931830 gene encoding putative E3 ubiquitin-protein ligase SINAT1, whose translation MAPGSSSSSSPANFYQEMLESRGIDLEMFAQFGLRTPPPLRRTDPSSSTSPPLVNPKPLLELNKTVSDVSELLECPVCVNVLYPPIYQCPNGHTICLQCKTLVRNQCPFCRFELGDIRCAALEKLAEMLELPCKNQFMGCEEVFSYEERLKHEESCKFKPFDCPCDFDCNVKGDVKFLITHIKNDHRVEFKNSPIINHRFANATPHQIQNATWKLTILSCFGHQFVLHFEAFYIGTAPVYMAFLRFMGEEEDAKKFGYTLEIGMRGRSLTWQGVPRSIRESHWMVRDSLDGLLIHRNMGTFFSLGDGRELQLIVTGRIWKE comes from the exons ATGGCTCCAggaagcagcagcagcagcagcccCGCCAACTTCTATCAAGAAATGCTCGAGTCTCGTGGTATAGACCTCGAAATGTTTGCCCAATTTGGGCTCAGAACCCCACCTCCTTTAAGAAGAACAGACccttcttcttctacttctcCTCCCTTAGTTAACCCGAAGCCTTTGCTAGAATTGAACAAAACTGTAAGTGATGTAAGCGAGTTACTCGAGTGCCCGGTTTGTGTGAATGTTTTGTATCCTCCAATTTATCAG TGTCCAAATGGTCACACAATTTGTTTGCAATGCAAAACACTAGTGCGCAACCAATGCCCGTTTTGCAGATTCGAGCTAGGAGACATTAGATGTGCCGCTTTGGAGAAATTGGCGGAAATGCTAGAATTGCCTTGCAAGAATCAATTTATGGGATGTGAAGAAGTATTTTCGTACGAGGAGAGGTTGAAGCACGAAGAGAGTTGCAAGTTCAAGCCTTTTGATTGTCCTTGCGATTTTGATTGCAATGTCAAAGGCGACGTCAAGTTTCTCATCACCCATATCAAGAACGATCATAGGGTTGAATTCAAAAACAGTCCAATCATCAATCATCGATTTGCTAACGCCACTCCACACCAAATCCAAAACGCCACATGGAAGTTGACT ATTTTGAGCTGTTTTGGTCATCAGTTCGTTTTGCATTTTGAGGCTTTCTACATAGGAACAGCACCGGTTTACATGGCATTTCTGCGTTTTATgggggaagaagaagatgctaaAAAGTTCGGCTACACATTGGAAATTGGTATGAGAGGGCGGAGTTTAACATGGCAAGGAGTGCCGAGAAGCATTCGCGAGAGCCACTGGATGGTTCGAGATAGCCTAGACGGTTTGCTTATACATAGAAACATGGgtactttcttctctcttggTGATGGTAGAGAATTGCAGCTTATAGTTACTGGCAGGATATGGAAGGAATGA
- the LOC124929937 gene encoding transmembrane protein 45B-like has product MASLVGHVIPGLGFIIIGVWHLFNQIKLHSLHQKSYISLPWFPPPRLRHTELVLIMVGSLASIIIEIVVGPGEFNQMFDLDGTVPYNHLHYFEHAIVSFAFLTYATFSLILDWLGYRAQYISDLTQLLAASAFGLELFNLNLQYSFDRTGVEGQYYWLLQLIVLVIVVTILVGIVYPRSFWIGVVRSLSIVFQGVWLVTMGLMLRIPEFVAKGCFLKLDQEGEYMVRCHTVEALERAKRMVDIEFSWFLVLLMVIFMGFFVLLINIFPPSKIEYEKLRKCEDDHDDDVEGGLQ; this is encoded by the coding sequence ATGGCAAGCTTAGTTGGCCATGTAATCCCTGGCTTAGGTTTCATAATCATTGGAGTTTGGCACCTCTTTAACCAAATCAAGCTCCATTCTCTTCACCAAAAATCCTACATTTCATTGCCATGGTTTCCTCCTCCAAGGCTAAGGCACACCGAGCTCGTTCTCATCATGGTTGGATCCCTAGCCTCGATAATCATTGAGATCGTTGTGGGGCCGGGGGAGTTTAATCAGATGTTTGATCTCGATGGGACTGTCCCTTACAACCACCTCCACTACTTCGAGCACGCCATTGTCTCGTTTGCATTCTTAACATACGCAACATTTTCACTAATACTAGATTGGTTGGGATATCGAGCCCAATATATTTCTGACTTGACGCAGCTTTTGGCTGCATCAGCATTCGGGCTCGAGCTTTTTAACCTTAACCTACAATACTCTTTTGATAGAACCGGGGTGGAAGGACAATATTATTGGCTCCTTCAACTTATTGTTCTTGTGATTGTAGTCACCATCTTAGTGGGGATTGTTTATCCTAGGAGTTTTTGGATTGGGGTGGTGAGATCGTTGAGCATTGTTTTTCAAGGCGTTTGGTTGGTGACGATGGGGTTGATGTTGCGAATACCCGAGTTTGTGGCGAAAGGGTGTTTCTTGAAGTTGGATCAAGAAGGTGAGTATATGGTGAGATGTCACACTGTTGAAGCACTTGAGAGAGCTAAAAGAATGGTTGACATTGAGTTTAGTTGGTTTTTGGTATTACTCATGGTTATCTTCATGGGCTTCTTTGTTTTATTGATTAATATCTTTCCTCCATCCAAAATTGAGTATGAGAAACTAAGAAAATGTGAAgatgatcatgatgatgatgttgaggGAGGCTTACAATGA
- the LOC124932226 gene encoding splicing factor 1 isoform X2 has product MNTKVQHSSSAEQAIISPGVTANLSTMASTSSPKVSLFAKKLGFVIPKNKLSGSLVPIFRDAKKRGSGEVVNGKSKEQAQRNTKWGPDLTQETSVRKARALAYQVRVDQITQQLNSRTLSSDHQHLVEDEAPDHKLPNHQINDENLLELEKRELIGEILKLNPSYKAPHDYKPLLKEAKVPIPSKDYPGYNFIGLFFGSSNDTQKRLEKETGAKIKVYGIKANTGEKAEINASDGNETINSCSEVYVHIAADTYEKVDSAVELIEMLITPISVNSAAAPPQTPPPSVSVDTIKEGISSQIWPSVGANQEHPSPIGSTQIPSPGQFQPYTSSSSPWFSVGPTQSLPPPNFSAPPPPPPSAVNPIQSSFGPRPIIPPAGPGPYPGNFAMGPSRPWQPPRFMPPLNVRPPPPFSQNVPISHSGPTSFPQGPSPSPNFQRPPNLSQNHNLMGGTVNPPPIITAPKPLNPRPSDFTFHPHLPPNPQPGFQHSNVGQPPPPQGRQFQVNYPTMNQPPTEMPRFGGNRHPSFPNSNPSSTIFNIPPPMGPRNFGPSPPVPNLGNRPPFPQQNFPGQPPRNQLFNSDPRFAHVRRPVSVSSGQQQVYDPFSPTAITPQQGKPRSSENNDSEYDDLMASVGVK; this is encoded by the exons ATGAACACGAAAGTTCAGCACTCTTCATCAGCTGAACAAGCCATCATTTCTCCTGGTGTAACAGCTAATCTATCCACCATGGCTTCCACAAGCAGCCCCAAAGTCTCCTTATTTGCTAAAAAGTTAGGATTTGTAATTCCAAAGAATAAATTATCAGGTTCATTAGTTCCCATCTTCCGAGATGCTAAAAAGCGTGGAAGCGGAGAGGTTGTGAATGGAAAGAGTAAGGAACAGGCGCAAAGGAATACAAAGTGGGGCCCTGATTTGACTCAGGAGACATCTGTTAGAAAAGCAAGAGCTTTGGCTTACCAG GTTCGAGTGGATCAAATCACTCAACAACTAAATTCACGAACTCTCAGTAGTGATCATCAACACTTAGTGGAGGATGAGGCTCCAGATCATAAACTTCCTAATCATCAGATAAACGATGAG AACTTATTGGAGCTTGAAAAACGGGAACTTAttg GTGAAATACTGAAACTAAACCCAAGCTACAAGGCTCCCCATGATTACAAACCCTTGTTAAAGGAGGCTAAAGTTCCCATACCT AGTAAAGATTATCCCGGTTACAACTTTATTGGTCTATTTTTTGGATCATCAAATGATACTCAAAAGCGTTTGGAGAAG GAAACTGGAGCTAAAATTAAAGTTTATGGCATCAAAGCAAATACAGGAGAGAAG GCTGAAATTAATGCTTCTGATGGAAATGAAACTATCAATTCCTGCTCCGAGGTTTACGTTCACATAGCTGCAGACACGTATGAGAAAGTTGATTCGGCAGTAGAACTAATTGAAATGCTGATCACTCCCATTTCC GTAAACTCAGCGGCGGCTCCTCCCCAAACACCACCTCCTTCGGTTTCTGTTGACACCATAAAGGAAGGCATCTCCAGTCAAATTTGGCCTTCTGTTGGGGCAAATCAAGAACATCCATCTCCAATTGGATCGACGCAAATTCCATCACCAGGTCAATTCCAGCCAtatacatcatcatcatctccaTGGTTCTCAGTTGGCCCAACTCAATCTCTTCCTCCACCCAACTTTTCAGCACCACCACCACCGCCGCCGTCAGCTGTCAATCCCATTCAATCATCATTTGGCCCTAGACCCATCATCCCGCCAGCTGGACCTGGTCCATATCCGGGGAATTTTGCTATGGGTCCCTCTAGACCATGGCAGCCCCCCCGTTTTATGCCTCCATTAAATGTAAGGCCACCACCGCCATTCTCTCAAAATGTCCCCATTTCCCATTCAGGACCAACATCCTTTCCTCAAGGGCCTTCTCCTTCTCCAAATTTTCAACGCCCACCAAATCTATCCCAAAACCATAATCTGATGGGTGGAACTGTAAATCCACCACCTATAAtaactgctccaaagccgctgAATCCCAGGCCAAGTGATTTTACGTTTCACCCTCACTTGCCTCCGAATCCACAGCCCGGTTTTCAGCATTCTAATGTAGGACAGCCACCACCTCCACAAGGACGTCAGTTTCAAGTTAACTATCCCACGATGAATCAGCCACCAACTGAAATGCCTCGGTTTGGTGGAAACAGACATCCGTCATTCCCAAATTCAAATCCGAGTTCAACCATCTTCAACATCCCTCCTCCTATGGGACCAAGAAATTTCGGCCCATCTCCACCTGTTCCAAACTTGGGTAACAGACCTCCTTTCCCGCAACAAAATTTTCCTGGTCAACCACCTAGAAATCAGCTATTCAATAGCGATCCTCGTTTTGCACATGTAAGAAGGCCCGTTTCTGTATCTTCAGGACAACAGCAGGTTTATGACCCTTTTTCTCCCACTGCAATCACTCCCCAGCAGGGTAAACCTAGATCATCTGAGAATAACGATTCTGAATATGATGATTTGATGGCTTCTGTAGGTGTAAAATAG